The Coffea arabica cultivar ET-39 chromosome 9e, Coffea Arabica ET-39 HiFi, whole genome shotgun sequence genome has a window encoding:
- the LOC113710444 gene encoding glutamate--tRNA ligase, chloroplastic/mitochondrial-like isoform X1: MASLAGTGTPLLRARVIPLQEIAVLPIPMLRSSFYLLYNYNKDISSGKKNCGYPGNGRLTRRCLSISAAHAGSPPGDSQVRVRFAPSPTGNLHVGGARTALFNYLFARSKGGKFIIRIEDTDLDRSTKESEEAVLRDLSWLGLGWDEGPGVGGNYGPYRQSERNSLYKHYAEKLLQSGHVYRCFCSNEELEKMKEIAKLKQLPPVYTGKWANATDEEVQEELSKGTPYTCRFRVPKEGKLKINDLIRGEVSWNLDTLGDFVIMRSNGQPVYNFCVTVDDASMAISHVIRAEEHLPNTLRQALIYKALGFSMPYFAHVSLILAPDRSKLSKRHGATSVGQFREMGYLPQAMVNYLALLGWGDGSENEFFTLEQLVQKFTIERVNKSGAIFDVTKLRWMNGLHLRSLPTGEVIKLIGERWKSNGILTESEGLIVEVRASYLSGAFFDDSDQVFVMCNFYGVEAFHLLKDGIDLITDSDKVLSSLLSYPLYATLTSAECKSVIDDGLPDVAASLLAAFDGGELLGALEEGQSGWQKWVKSFGKSLKRKGKSLFMPLRVLLTGKLHGPEMGSTVLLLYKAGKSGAVASQVEFLTLDQRFNLLREIEWTSFQRDQPVLQSATGVP; this comes from the exons ATGGCAAGTTTGGCGGGGACAGGGACGCCGTTGTTGAGAGCGAGGGTGATTCCGCTACAAGAGATAGCAGTACTTCCTATTCCTATGCTCCGGTCATCATTCTACTTGCTTTATAATTACAACAAAGATATTTCTTCTGGTAAGAAGAACTGTGGTTATCCTGGAAACGGAAGATTAACAAGAAGGTGTTTGTCAATCTCGGCTGCCCACGCAGGGTCACCACCCGGGGATTCCCAAGTCCGTGTGCGTTTCGCACCGTCGCCCACTGGAAATCTTCACGTTGGAGGGGCCAGAACAGCTCTCTTCAACTATTTGTTCGCTAGGTCTAAAGGCGGCAAGTTTATCATTCGGATTGAGGATACTGACTTGGATCGATCCACAAAAGAATCTGAAGAAGCTGTTCTTCGAGATCTTTCTTGGCTTGGCCTTGGATGGGATGAag GCCCTGGTGTTGGAGGGAACTATGGTCCCTATCGCCAGTCTGAAAGAAATTCTCTCTACAAGCACTACGCTGAGAAGCTTTTACAGTCTGGTCATGTTTATCGCTGCTTTTGTTCTAATGAG GAACTAGAAAAGATGAAGGAGATTGCGAAGCTAAAGCAATTGCCACCAGTTTACACTGGGAAGTGGGCCAATGCCACTGATGAGGAAGTGCAAGAGGAGTTGTCGAAGGGGACACCCTATACATGTAGGTTTCGAGTGCcgaaagaaggaaagttgaaaATAAATGACCTTATCCGTGGTGAG GTTAGTTGGAACTTGGACACATTGGGAGATTTTGTCATTATGAGAAGTAATGGACAACCTGTGTACAATTTTTGTGTCACAGTTGATGATGCATCTATGGCTATCTCTCATGTTATTAG AGCAGAAGAACATTTACCCAATACTTTAAGACAAGCACTAATTTACAAG GCTCTGGGTTTTTCAATGCCTTATTTTGCACATGTTTCTTTAATTCTTGCTCCTGATAGGAGCAAACTCTCCAAGCGTCATGGTGCAACTTCAGTGGGTCAG TTCAGGGAGATGGGATACTTACCTCAGGCAATGGTCAATTACCTTGCGCTGTTGGGCTGGGGTGATGGCTCTGAGAATGAATTTTTCACCCTTGAACAACTTG TTCAAAAATTTACAATTGAGCGTGTTAACAAAAGTGGGGCGATATTTGATGTGACCAAGCTCAG GTGGATGAATGGTCTGCATTTGAGATCTCTTCCAACTGGGGAAGTAATCAAACTGATTGGTGAACGTTGGAAGAGTAATGGTATCCTCACTGAATCAGAGGGGCTCATTGTGGAAGTAAGGGCTTCCTATCTTTCTGGTGCATTTTTTGATGATTCAGATCAAGTGTTTGTCATGTGCAATTTCTATGGAGTG GAAGCTTTTCACCTCCTGAAGGATGGAATTGACCTGATAACAGATTCAGACAAGGTTCTTTCAAGCTTGCTGTCATATCCTCTATATGCAACATTAACAAG TGCTGAGTGTAAATCTGTTATCGATGATGGGCTCCCCGATGTTGCTGCTAGTTTGTTGGCAGCCTTTGATGGCGGTGAGCTGCTTGGTGCCTTGGAAGAAGGCCAATCAGGGTGGCAGAAGTGGGTAAAGAGCTTTGGTAAATCACTGAAACGCAAG GGAAAATCTCTTTTTATGCCCCTCCGGGTGTTGCTAACTGGGAAGCTCCATGGACCTGAAATGGGATCTACAGTCCTTTTACTCTACAAGGCGGGGAAGTCTGGTGCTGTAGCATCACAAGTTGAGTTTTTGACATTAGATCAAAGGTTTAATTTGCTGAGAGAGATTGAATGGACGTCCTTTCAAAGGGATCAGCCTGTGTTGCAGTCGGCTACCGGTGTTCCTTAA
- the LOC113710444 gene encoding glutamate--tRNA ligase, chloroplastic/mitochondrial-like isoform X2, with protein sequence MASLAGTGTPLLRARVIPLQEIAVLPIPMLRSSFYLLYNYNKDISSGKKNCGYPGNGRLTRRCLSISAAHAGSPPGDSQVRVRFAPSPTGNLHVGGARTALFNYLFARSKGGKFIIRIEDTDLDRSTKESEEAVLRDLSWLGLGWDEGPGVGGNYGPYRQSERNSLYKHYAEKLLQSGHVYRCFCSNEELEKMKEIAKLKQLPPVYTGKWANATDEEVQEELSKGTPYTCRFRVPKEGKLKINDLIRGEVSWNLDTLGDFVIMRSNGQPVYNFCVTVDDASMAISHVIRAEEHLPNTLRQALIYKALGFSMPYFAHVSLILAPDRSKLSKRHGATSVGQFREMGYLPQAMVNYLALLGWGDGSENEFFTLEQLVQKFTIERVNKSGAIFDVTKLRWMNGLHLRSLPTGEVIKLIGERWKSNGILTESEGLIVEEAFHLLKDGIDLITDSDKVLSSLLSYPLYATLTSAECKSVIDDGLPDVAASLLAAFDGGELLGALEEGQSGWQKWVKSFGKSLKRKGKSLFMPLRVLLTGKLHGPEMGSTVLLLYKAGKSGAVASQVEFLTLDQRFNLLREIEWTSFQRDQPVLQSATGVP encoded by the exons ATGGCAAGTTTGGCGGGGACAGGGACGCCGTTGTTGAGAGCGAGGGTGATTCCGCTACAAGAGATAGCAGTACTTCCTATTCCTATGCTCCGGTCATCATTCTACTTGCTTTATAATTACAACAAAGATATTTCTTCTGGTAAGAAGAACTGTGGTTATCCTGGAAACGGAAGATTAACAAGAAGGTGTTTGTCAATCTCGGCTGCCCACGCAGGGTCACCACCCGGGGATTCCCAAGTCCGTGTGCGTTTCGCACCGTCGCCCACTGGAAATCTTCACGTTGGAGGGGCCAGAACAGCTCTCTTCAACTATTTGTTCGCTAGGTCTAAAGGCGGCAAGTTTATCATTCGGATTGAGGATACTGACTTGGATCGATCCACAAAAGAATCTGAAGAAGCTGTTCTTCGAGATCTTTCTTGGCTTGGCCTTGGATGGGATGAag GCCCTGGTGTTGGAGGGAACTATGGTCCCTATCGCCAGTCTGAAAGAAATTCTCTCTACAAGCACTACGCTGAGAAGCTTTTACAGTCTGGTCATGTTTATCGCTGCTTTTGTTCTAATGAG GAACTAGAAAAGATGAAGGAGATTGCGAAGCTAAAGCAATTGCCACCAGTTTACACTGGGAAGTGGGCCAATGCCACTGATGAGGAAGTGCAAGAGGAGTTGTCGAAGGGGACACCCTATACATGTAGGTTTCGAGTGCcgaaagaaggaaagttgaaaATAAATGACCTTATCCGTGGTGAG GTTAGTTGGAACTTGGACACATTGGGAGATTTTGTCATTATGAGAAGTAATGGACAACCTGTGTACAATTTTTGTGTCACAGTTGATGATGCATCTATGGCTATCTCTCATGTTATTAG AGCAGAAGAACATTTACCCAATACTTTAAGACAAGCACTAATTTACAAG GCTCTGGGTTTTTCAATGCCTTATTTTGCACATGTTTCTTTAATTCTTGCTCCTGATAGGAGCAAACTCTCCAAGCGTCATGGTGCAACTTCAGTGGGTCAG TTCAGGGAGATGGGATACTTACCTCAGGCAATGGTCAATTACCTTGCGCTGTTGGGCTGGGGTGATGGCTCTGAGAATGAATTTTTCACCCTTGAACAACTTG TTCAAAAATTTACAATTGAGCGTGTTAACAAAAGTGGGGCGATATTTGATGTGACCAAGCTCAG GTGGATGAATGGTCTGCATTTGAGATCTCTTCCAACTGGGGAAGTAATCAAACTGATTGGTGAACGTTGGAAGAGTAATGGTATCCTCACTGAATCAGAGGGGCTCATTGTGGAA GAAGCTTTTCACCTCCTGAAGGATGGAATTGACCTGATAACAGATTCAGACAAGGTTCTTTCAAGCTTGCTGTCATATCCTCTATATGCAACATTAACAAG TGCTGAGTGTAAATCTGTTATCGATGATGGGCTCCCCGATGTTGCTGCTAGTTTGTTGGCAGCCTTTGATGGCGGTGAGCTGCTTGGTGCCTTGGAAGAAGGCCAATCAGGGTGGCAGAAGTGGGTAAAGAGCTTTGGTAAATCACTGAAACGCAAG GGAAAATCTCTTTTTATGCCCCTCCGGGTGTTGCTAACTGGGAAGCTCCATGGACCTGAAATGGGATCTACAGTCCTTTTACTCTACAAGGCGGGGAAGTCTGGTGCTGTAGCATCACAAGTTGAGTTTTTGACATTAGATCAAAGGTTTAATTTGCTGAGAGAGATTGAATGGACGTCCTTTCAAAGGGATCAGCCTGTGTTGCAGTCGGCTACCGGTGTTCCTTAA